The following are encoded together in the Cicer arietinum cultivar CDC Frontier isolate Library 1 chromosome 2, Cicar.CDCFrontier_v2.0, whole genome shotgun sequence genome:
- the LOC101509676 gene encoding homeobox-leucine zipper protein ATHB-13: protein MAFFQANFMLQTPHHHDDHHHPPPSLNSILPQDYHGGPSFLGKRSMSFSSGIELGEEVNAEEDLSDDGSQAGEKKRRLNMEQVKTLEKSFELGNKLEPERKMQLARALNLQPRQIAIWFQNRRARWKTKQLEKDYDVLKRQYDAVKLDNDALQTQNQKLQAELLALKNREPIESINLNIKETEGSSSNRSENSSDIKLDISRTQASDSPLSTHHTFFPPSARPAGIAQLFQTTSSSRPEIQCQKIDQMVVKEESLSNMFCGMDDQTGFWPWLEQQHFN from the exons ATGGCTTTCTTCCAAGCAAATTTCATGCTACAAACCCCTCACCACCATGATGATCATCATCATCCACCACCTTCACTCAACTCAATTCTACCTCAAGATTATCATG GGGGACCATCATTTCTAGGGAAGAGatctatgtcattttcatcagGAATTGAACTAGGAGAAGAAGTCAATGCTGAGGAAGATTTGTCAGATGATGGATCACAAGCTGGTGAGAAGAAGAGGAGACTTAACATGGAACAAGTGAAGACACTTGAGAAAAGCTTTGAGCTTGGAAATAAGCTTGAGCCAGAGAGGAAAATGCAGCTTGCAAGAGCTCTTAATTTGCAGCCAAGACAGATTGCTATATGGTTTCAAAATAGAAGGGCTAGATGGAAGACAAAACAGTTGGAAAAAGACTATGATGTCCTTAAAAGACAATATGATGCTGTCAAATTAGATAATGATGCACTTCAAACTCAAAACCAAAAACTTCAAGCAGAG CTATTGGCATTGAAAAATAGAGAACCAATTGAATCAATAAACCTTAATATAAAAGAAACAGAAGGATCAAGCAGCAATAGAAGTGAAAACAGTTCAGATATCAAATTAGATATCTCAAGAACACAAGCAAGTGATAGTCCATTATCAACACATCATACTTTCTTTCCACCCTCTGCTAGGCCAGCA GGAATTGCTCAACTTTTTCAAACAACTTCTTCATCAAGGCCAGAAATTCAATGCCAAAAGATTGATCAAATGGTTGTCAAAGAAGAAAGTTTAAGTAACATGTTTTGTGGCATGGATGATCAAACTGGATTTTGGCCATGGTTGGAGCAGcaacattttaattaa